The nucleotide sequence GAGATCATCCTCGCATACCGCATCGAAAAGAAGCTGACCAAGGAGGAGATCCTCTACCTTTACCTGAACCAGATATACCTTGGAGACGGCGCGTACGGAGTCGAAGCCGCTTCCCAGGCCTACTTCGGAAAGGGAGTCGGCGCGCTGAACGTGGCCGAGGGGGCGCTCCTGGCCGGCCTGGCCCAGGCGCCGACACGGTACTCCCCCCGGAACCGCCTCGACCAGGCGAAGGCAAGGCAGCGGTACGTGCTTCGCAGGATGGCCGCCGTCGGGTTCCTCGACGCAACAGAAGCGGAAAGAGCGTACCAGGCCAGGCTCACGCTGGCCCCTCCGTCGAATTTCCGGTCCCGGGCCGCCTATTTCCTGGAATACGTCCGGGCATACATACAGGAAAAGTACGGCAGCGACGCTCTCTACCGGAGCGAATTGCGGATCTACACGACTATCGACGGACGCCTCCAGGAATCGGCGTACGACACGCTGGTGCAGGGCATCCGGCAGACAGAGGAGAGGAACAAGTACAAGGGGCTCCAGGGGGCGCTCCTCGCCCTCGATCCGCACACCGGCGGGGTCCTTGCGATGATCGGCGGTGTGGACTTCGCGGAATCGCAGTTCAACCGCGCGATCCAGGCGAGGAGGCAGCCGGGATCGGCGTTCAAGCCCATCATCTACGCCGCCGCGCTGAACAAGGGAAAAACGGTCGTCTCCACGCTGGACGATTCCCCGATCGAGTTCGAGAGGAACGAAAACGAGATGTGGAAGCCCAAGAACTACGATGGAACGTTCCTGGGCCCCATCCCGATGCTGGAAGCGCTGGCCAAGTCCCGCAACCTTGCCACCGTGCGACTGCTGAACGAGATCGGCGTGGATTCGGCGATCCAGATGGCGAGGACGCTGGGGATCGAGTCGCCGATGGAACGGAACCTGTCCATCGCCCTCGGCTCCTCCGGTGTGACCCCGCTGGAGATGTGCGCGGCCTACGCGGTCTTCGCGAACGGCGGGGAGCGCCCGTCACCCTACTTCATCCGGGAGATCCGGGACGCATCCGGTGCGGTTCTGGAGAGCGCGGAGCCGCGCCTGACGCGCTCGATCCCGCCGGATACCGCCTACCTTACGGTTCGCCTTATGCAGGAAGTCATCCGCAGCGGAACCGGAACGGGTGCGCGCGGCCTGGGGACCGCGATCGCGGGGAAGACGGGCACGACGAACGAGAACACGGATGCATGGTTCATAGGATTTTCGCCGGACGTCCTGGCCTGCGTGTGGCTCGGCTTCGATACTCCGAAACCGTTGGGAAGCCGCCAGACGGCTTCCGCGGTGGCGCTGCCGATCTGGACGCAGTTCATGGCGAAAGCGCTGCAGCAGGTTCCCCTGCGCGATTTCCCCGTCCCGCCGGAGATCACCTTCGCCCGCATCGACCCCGTCACGGGCAAGGCGCTGCCGCCGGGTTCAAGCGACGGAATCTCCCTGCCCTTCAAGCTTGGAACCGTCCCGGAAGCCGGCCCCGCCGGAAAGCAGCGCACCCCCCGCCGCCAGGCCCCCGACGACCTGCTTTAACCCGCGTTTCTCACCATGATTCATAGCGAGGCGGCTTCAGGTCACATCTTCGATCCAGAGGAGATGCCGCTCCGCAGGCGTCCCCGCCAAGGCATTGTAAAACTTTCGGTCGGCGGTGA is from Deltaproteobacteria bacterium and encodes:
- a CDS encoding PBP1A family penicillin-binding protein, whose amino-acid sequence is MANHRSSGKSEGSPWKKLILLGVVLCLCFMLGAGAALGLLAFFGDFPSIESAQAYRPSVSTKIYDRNNRLVGEIYLEKRTVVPYQAIPRHVVNAFLAAEDSNFFKHRGVDYVAIGRAIVKDVLSGGFAQGASTITQQTVKTLFLTPEKSIRRKLKEIILAYRIEKKLTKEEILYLYLNQIYLGDGAYGVEAASQAYFGKGVGALNVAEGALLAGLAQAPTRYSPRNRLDQAKARQRYVLRRMAAVGFLDATEAERAYQARLTLAPPSNFRSRAAYFLEYVRAYIQEKYGSDALYRSELRIYTTIDGRLQESAYDTLVQGIRQTEERNKYKGLQGALLALDPHTGGVLAMIGGVDFAESQFNRAIQARRQPGSAFKPIIYAAALNKGKTVVSTLDDSPIEFERNENEMWKPKNYDGTFLGPIPMLEALAKSRNLATVRLLNEIGVDSAIQMARTLGIESPMERNLSIALGSSGVTPLEMCAAYAVFANGGERPSPYFIREIRDASGAVLESAEPRLTRSIPPDTAYLTVRLMQEVIRSGTGTGARGLGTAIAGKTGTTNENTDAWFIGFSPDVLACVWLGFDTPKPLGSRQTASAVALPIWTQFMAKALQQVPLRDFPVPPEITFARIDPVTGKALPPGSSDGISLPFKLGTVPEAGPAGKQRTPRRQAPDDLL